The region TTAATAATTTCGAAGGAATCAGACTGGGATTTGGAGGAAAGACTAACGAGGCAATTTCAGATAAACTTAGTGTAAACGGCTATCTCGTTTACGGCACTAAAGACGAAGTTTTTAAATACAACCTGGGAACTTCAATTCATTTAAATAAAGCTAGCGAAACCGACCTAAAACTGAACTACACCCGAGATATTGTTGAAACCGGCAGTTTTAGCTACTTACAGGGTAAAAATGACTTTTCTATTGTAGAGCCACGATTTGTAAATATTAATTTCTTTTATGAGCATCGCACGTTAAGCGGTGGCTTAACCCATAGATTCGGGTCTGATTTTAAAACCGAACTTCAACTTTCTAAAAGTGATATTTCCCAAACCCGGGATTACAGCTTTTTACTAAATGGGCAGGAATTTTCAGAATATACACTTTCTGAAGCTACATTTTCTTTCTTATGGAGGCCGTTTGCCAGGTTTCTAAAAACTCCAAATTCTACCAAATTAATAGAAAAAGGTTATCCAAAGTTTACAGGACAAATCACAAAAGGGATTTCCGGGATTTTTGGGAGCGATTTTGATTACACGAAATTCGGGCTTTTAGTAGAACACGAAATAAAAAGACTCAACCAATCCCGAACCGAAATTATTCTTGAAGGAAATTATGCCACAGACGAAGTACCACTAACCCATTTATACCACGCATTGCCTAACAGCCCTTCTCGCGAAGGAATCTTAAGTCGGTTTTCGGTGGCAGGACGGCGCAGTTTTGAAACGATGTTTTACAACGAATTTTTTAGTGATAAACAGGCGATGCTGCACGTAAAGCATCAATTAAGGCCTATAAATATTCATAGGTTAATTCAGCCGGAGCTTGTTTTTATTTCCCGCCACGCCATTGGCGATATTAGCAACCCTGAACGTCACAGCATTCCGTTTAAAAGTTTGAAAGAGGGTTATCACGAATTTGGGATAGAACTGCAAAAAATCCTTGTTGGTTTTGGTTTGGGAGCCGCCTACCGATACGGACCTTATAGTTTGCCCAATTTCAATGAAAACTTCGCATTTAAATTTACCTTTCATTTAGATATTTAAATTAGAGTTACTTTAAAAGTTTAAAAACCCATCAAAAGCCTTGAAGCAAGTCCCCGAGATATAAATCGTAAAATCTATTTTTTATTCCCGGCAAGCCCCCTTTAGCATTTAAATCTCGATTATCGAGTAAATAGGCTTCCTTTTTATACCTTTGCCCTCCCTTAAAAACTTCCAATGGCTAAGATTTTTAGTTTCGGATTCTGGAACTCAGTTGCGCGATTAATTTTACGCAACAGGATTATTATTCTTTTACTTATAATTGCTACTACAGTATTTCTTTCTACCCAGTGGAAGAACATGCGATTTTCTTATACCGAAGCTAACCTTTTACCAGACGATCACGAAGACAATATTGCCTATAACGAGTTTCTGGATAAATTTGGGGAAGAAGGAAATCTTGTTCTCCTGGGCGTAAAAGATTCTACGCTTTTTAAGCCTGAAAATTTTAGGGCCTGGAAAGAGCTTACCAAAACTTTAGAGGCCTACCCCGCGGTAGATTATGCGATTTCGGTAAGTAATCTTCAGCAATTAAAAAAGTTTGAAGAGCCCAGCCGGTTTGAAATGGTCCCATTTATTTCTGAAGAAAATCCTACTGAAGAAGAACTTCAGCAATATCAGGATGAACTTTATAACGAATTGCCATTTTACGAGAATCTTGTTTACAGTTCGCATTCCAACACATTACAATCGGCGATTTATTTAAACAAAGAAATTGTAAATTCTAAAGAACGAAAAACCTTTGTTATAGATGAATTGCAGCCGCTCATCGCCAATTTTGAAGAAAGAACCGGCATAGATGTAAAAGTCTCCGGGATGCCATACATAAGAACGCTGAATTCACAGAATATCATAGATGAAATCGGGCTTTTTATCCTGGCTGCACTAGGAGTTACTTCACTCATATTTTTCTTCTTTTTCCGGTCTATTCGAGCTACGATTATTTCTATGATCACCGTTTGTATTGGCGTAATGTGGGCTTTTGGAGTGATAGGGCTATTCAATTACGAAATCACCGTACTTACGGCACTTATTCCGCCCTTAATTATCGTAATAGGAATTCCCAATTGTATTTTCCTGATCAATAAATACCAGCAGGAAATAAAAAAACACGGGAACCAGGCAAAATCGCTACAACGGGTAATTACCAAAGTGGGAAATGCCACTTTAATGACCAATATTACCACGGCATCTGGTTTTGCAACTTTTATTCTTACAGATAGCACCTTGCTAAAAGAATTTGGAATTGTGGCTTCCATAAATATTGTGGCGATTTTTATTTTAAGTCTGTTGATAATTCCAATTATCTACAGTTATATGAATTTGCCAAGGCGCAAACACCTTAAACACCTTAATAAACGATGGATTGGGGGTTTTGTGGGCTGGATGGAGCAAATGGTGAGACACCGCCGCATTAGTATTTATATTACTTCAATCATTCTTTTGGTAGCGAGTATTATTGGTATTTACACCATAAAAATTTCAGGAAGTTTATTGGAAGATATGCCCGAAGAAGCAGAATTCTTCCAGGATATTAAATTCTTTGAAGAAGAATTTGATGGCGTGATGCCTTTAGAAATTCTTGTAGATACTAAACGGAAAAATGGTGTTTTAAAACCTGCCACGCTTAAGCGTATGGAGGAACTGGAAGATCATCTCGCTGAAATTCCTGAGTTCTCCCAACCAATTTCAATAACACGGCTGGTAAAGTATTCAAAACAGGCTTTCTATAATGGAGATTCACAATACTATCAATTGCCGAGTTCGCAGGAACAAAACTTTATAATGCCTTACGCAAAAGGATTTTCTTCAAATGAAAATCTGCTCACCTCTTACATAGACAGCACTGGAAGATATGCCAGAATTACTACCTATATGAAAGATGTGGGCACCGATAAAATGGAAGAACTGGAACAAGATCTGTGGCCAAAAATAAACAAGATTTTCCCCGAGGAGCGCTATGAAATCTCGATGACAGGAAAAGCTTTTATCTTTCAAAAAGGAACCAATTATTTGGTGAAAAACCTTATTATTTCCCTTTCCCTGGCCATTTTACTTATCGCCTTATTTATGGCCTGGATGTTTAGATCTTTCAGGATGATAATTGTCTCGCTGGTGCCAAATTTACTACCACTATTGGTAACTGCAGGAATGATGGGCTTTTTGGGAGTACCCATAAAACCTTCTACGATCCTGGTATTTAGTATCGCTTTCGGGATATCGGTAGATGATACCATTCACTTTTTAGCAAAGTACAGGCAGGAGCTTAAAGCGAATAATTGGAAAATTAAACGTTCCGTTTATGCGGCTCTACGGGAAACCGGGGTGAGTATGTTCTATACTTCCATCGTGCTGTTTTTTGGATTTTCGGTATTTATGATTAGTAGCTTTGGTGGCACGGTAGCCCTTGGCGGACTCGTTTCAGCAACCCTACTTTTCGCGATGCTTGCCAATTTATTATTGTTGCCGTCTTTATTGCTTTCATTAGAGAAAAACATCGCTAATAAAGAAGTTTTAAAAGAGCCCGCAATGAGGATTATTGAAACCGATGAAGACGAGGCCGAAATTGAAAAAGAGGAATCTAAAAATTCAGAAAGATAATCAAGCTCCTCGGGGTAAGCCCATTAGGTATGAGTCGGAAAATTATATTTCATTCGAGAAAAGCCTCCGGAGAATTAAACCCTCTGGAGGGATTAATAAAAACCGGCTTGCTTTGCAGGCTGAGACGGAAAATTTATATTTGTTTTTTCTAAATCTACATAAATGATACAAGCAAAAATTGCTGAAATATTAGACAGCAATCAATTTCTACAGGAATTTGAGGTGAACGGCTGGGTACGTTCTTTTAGGAGCAATCGCTTTATTGCCTTAAACGATGGTTCTACCATCAACAACCTGCAATGTGTAATAGATTTTGAAAATTTTGATCAGGACGAACTGAAAAGAATCACTGTTGGTGCAGCAGTTTCTGTAAAAGGTACTTTGGTTGAAAGCCAGGGAAATCAGCAACGAGTTGAGATTGAAGTAAAAGAATTTAAAATTCTTGGAGATGCGAATCCGGAAGAGGTAAAACTTACCATTCTTTCTCCAAAACGCCATAGTCTCGAAAAACTGAGAGAACAGGCGCATTTGCGTGTCCGCACCAATACTTTTGGCGCCATTATGCGTGTACGTTCTAAACTGTCTTTTGCTGTTCATAGCTATTTTCAGCAGAATAACTTTCATTATGTAAACACTCCAATTATCACTGGAAGTGATGCCGAAGGTGCCGGGGAAATGTTTAGGGTTAGCGCTCTAAATATGGAGAACCCCCCGAAAAAAGAAGATGGCAGTATTGATTTTAGTGAAGATTTCTTCGGAAAAGAGACCAATTTAACCGTTTCCGGACAATTGGAAGGAGAGGCTTACGCGATGGGACTGGGTCAAATTTATACTTTCGGACCTACTTTTAGAGCCGAAAATTCTAATACCTCCAGGCATTTAGCTGAATTCTGGATGATAGAACCAGAAGTTGCTTTCTGCGATCTTGACGGCAATATGGATTTAGCCGAAGATTTTATAAAATATGTATTGAAATATATTTTAGATCACTGCCAGGACGATCTTGAATTCTTAGACAAACGTTTCAAAACTGAAGAGGAAGCCAAGCCAAAAGCAGACCGCAGTGGAATGGGGCTAATGGAAAAACTTCACTTTGTAATAGATAACAATTTTAAGAGGGTAAGTTATACTGAGGCTATCGAGATCCTTAAAAATTGCAAACCTAACAAGAAAAAGAAATTCAACTATATCATTGAAGAATGGGGCGCCGATCTGCAAAGTGAGCACGAACGCTTCTTAGTGGAAAAACACTTTAAATGCCCGGTAATTTTATTCGATTATCCGGCAAACATCAAGGCTTTTTATATGCGCCTTAATGAAGACGGCAATACCGTAAGAGCAATGGACATCCTTTTCCCGGGAATTGGGGAAATTGTTGGTGGCTCGCAAAGAGAAGAGCGTTTAGACGTACTTCAAAATAAAATGAAGGAATTAGATATAGACGAAAAAGAATTATGGTGGTATCTGGACACCCGTAAGTTTGGAACCTGTGTTCACAGTGGCTTCGGACTTGGGTTTGAAAGACTGGTACAATTTGTAACCGGAATGGGAAATATTAGGGATGTAATTCCTTTCCCTAGAACTCCGCAAAACGCCGAGTTTTAAAAAATTTTTTAGATATTCTCAAACCTCACAGGTTTTAAAAACCTGTGAGGTTTTTTAATCAACTCGTCACCGTCAAGCTGAACTTGTTTCAGACTTTATCCCGAATTTTTCTTCGGGATTCTAAGATGATTTTAGTTTTCCTCATGTTAGATCCTGAAACAAGTTCAGGATGACGATCTTAAAAACTTGATATGATTTCTCCCATTAAATCCTGCCATTGAAAATCAAAGAAACCCATATTGTTCCCGCTATAACTGAAAAAATCAGGTTGCAGGAATATGCGGTTTCAATCTTTGCTTCCCTTCCTACCAAAAGTTCGCTTAAAAAAGCTTTAAAAAAAGAGCTTATCCTATTAGATGGTCAACCAGCAAAAACTTCAGACTGGATCAAAGAAGGACAAAAAATAGAATTTCTTGAACCTGAAGAACAAAATAAGAAAGTTTTCAGCTTAAAATTGGAGATTATTTTTGAAGATGAATTTCTTGCGGTAATCCATAAACCCGCAGGAATTCCTACTAGTGGGAATTATTTTAAGACCGTTGAAAACGCCTTAGCTTTTAATTTAAAAAAATCTACAGTTAAAGATGCTTTGCCGTCTCCTTTGCCTGTGCATAGGTTAGATAACCCAACTTCAGGAATATTACTAATTGCGAAAAGTAAAGCTGCCCAGGTAGCTTTAAACCGACTTTTTGAGGAAAAAGAGATTCAGAAAAGTTATCAGGCGCTGGTTTTGGGAACACTTCCTACTTCAGTTACTTTAAATGATAGAATTGAAGAAAAAGAAGCTGAAACCAGCATTGAAGTTTTAGAACATTTTCTACTTAAAAATGAAAATTTCAGTCTGGTAAAAGCTTTTCCAAAAACAGGCAGAACCCACCAGATAAGAATTCACCTGTCAACCCATGGAAATCCAATTGTAGGTGATAAAATTTACGGTAAAACTTCAGAATTCATAAAAAAAGGAGGTTTATTTTTAGCGGCCACGGGACTTGAATTTCAACATCCTGTTACTAAAGAAAATATGGCTTTCGAGCTTTCGCTTCCGAAGAAATTCGT is a window of Salegentibacter salegens DNA encoding:
- a CDS encoding efflux RND transporter permease subunit; amino-acid sequence: MAKIFSFGFWNSVARLILRNRIIILLLIIATTVFLSTQWKNMRFSYTEANLLPDDHEDNIAYNEFLDKFGEEGNLVLLGVKDSTLFKPENFRAWKELTKTLEAYPAVDYAISVSNLQQLKKFEEPSRFEMVPFISEENPTEEELQQYQDELYNELPFYENLVYSSHSNTLQSAIYLNKEIVNSKERKTFVIDELQPLIANFEERTGIDVKVSGMPYIRTLNSQNIIDEIGLFILAALGVTSLIFFFFFRSIRATIISMITVCIGVMWAFGVIGLFNYEITVLTALIPPLIIVIGIPNCIFLINKYQQEIKKHGNQAKSLQRVITKVGNATLMTNITTASGFATFILTDSTLLKEFGIVASINIVAIFILSLLIIPIIYSYMNLPRRKHLKHLNKRWIGGFVGWMEQMVRHRRISIYITSIILLVASIIGIYTIKISGSLLEDMPEEAEFFQDIKFFEEEFDGVMPLEILVDTKRKNGVLKPATLKRMEELEDHLAEIPEFSQPISITRLVKYSKQAFYNGDSQYYQLPSSQEQNFIMPYAKGFSSNENLLTSYIDSTGRYARITTYMKDVGTDKMEELEQDLWPKINKIFPEERYEISMTGKAFIFQKGTNYLVKNLIISLSLAILLIALFMAWMFRSFRMIIVSLVPNLLPLLVTAGMMGFLGVPIKPSTILVFSIAFGISVDDTIHFLAKYRQELKANNWKIKRSVYAALRETGVSMFYTSIVLFFGFSVFMISSFGGTVALGGLVSATLLFAMLANLLLLPSLLLSLEKNIANKEVLKEPAMRIIETDEDEAEIEKEESKNSER
- the asnS gene encoding asparagine--tRNA ligase, whose amino-acid sequence is MIQAKIAEILDSNQFLQEFEVNGWVRSFRSNRFIALNDGSTINNLQCVIDFENFDQDELKRITVGAAVSVKGTLVESQGNQQRVEIEVKEFKILGDANPEEVKLTILSPKRHSLEKLREQAHLRVRTNTFGAIMRVRSKLSFAVHSYFQQNNFHYVNTPIITGSDAEGAGEMFRVSALNMENPPKKEDGSIDFSEDFFGKETNLTVSGQLEGEAYAMGLGQIYTFGPTFRAENSNTSRHLAEFWMIEPEVAFCDLDGNMDLAEDFIKYVLKYILDHCQDDLEFLDKRFKTEEEAKPKADRSGMGLMEKLHFVIDNNFKRVSYTEAIEILKNCKPNKKKKFNYIIEEWGADLQSEHERFLVEKHFKCPVILFDYPANIKAFYMRLNEDGNTVRAMDILFPGIGEIVGGSQREERLDVLQNKMKELDIDEKELWWYLDTRKFGTCVHSGFGLGFERLVQFVTGMGNIRDVIPFPRTPQNAEF
- a CDS encoding RluA family pseudouridine synthase; this encodes MKIKETHIVPAITEKIRLQEYAVSIFASLPTKSSLKKALKKELILLDGQPAKTSDWIKEGQKIEFLEPEEQNKKVFSLKLEIIFEDEFLAVIHKPAGIPTSGNYFKTVENALAFNLKKSTVKDALPSPLPVHRLDNPTSGILLIAKSKAAQVALNRLFEEKEIQKSYQALVLGTLPTSVTLNDRIEEKEAETSIEVLEHFLLKNENFSLVKAFPKTGRTHQIRIHLSTHGNPIVGDKIYGKTSEFIKKGGLFLAATGLEFQHPVTKENMAFELSLPKKFVEFKRLSKNP